One window from the genome of Marinobacter sp. LV10R510-11A encodes:
- a CDS encoding ABC transporter permease has translation MLSDIAFYGAIETGLIYGLVAFGIYISFRVLDFPDLTVDGSFPLGAAVAAVLIMEGWNPWLATGSAVLAGMAAGAVTAMLNVKLNILNLLASILTMIALYSINLRIMGRPNIALLGEETVLTPWYSLGLDYHHVPVLLFVIVVFIALILLWRFMKSETGLAMRATGANPRMARAQGISTGTMIILGVAVSNGLVGLAGALFAQSQGAADVTMGVGVIVIGLASLIGGEAVITPTTVVRALIGCVIGAIIYRLAIALALNADFLGLKAQDLNLVTAVLVTLAIVLPGARNSLVSKLTRKKA, from the coding sequence ATGCTGAGTGATATTGCATTTTACGGCGCAATCGAGACCGGCCTCATTTATGGCCTAGTTGCGTTCGGTATTTATATCTCATTTCGTGTACTCGATTTTCCCGACCTGACAGTTGACGGCAGTTTTCCCCTTGGTGCGGCCGTTGCGGCAGTGCTAATTATGGAAGGCTGGAACCCCTGGCTGGCCACAGGTTCCGCCGTACTCGCCGGCATGGCTGCCGGTGCTGTAACAGCGATGCTGAACGTAAAACTGAACATTCTGAATCTGTTGGCATCCATCCTCACTATGATTGCCCTGTACTCCATCAACCTTCGCATTATGGGCAGGCCAAACATTGCGCTTCTCGGCGAAGAAACCGTGCTCACCCCGTGGTACTCGCTGGGCCTCGACTACCATCATGTGCCGGTGCTGCTATTTGTGATCGTGGTGTTCATCGCCCTAATTCTTTTGTGGCGCTTCATGAAATCCGAAACCGGTCTCGCAATGCGCGCAACCGGCGCCAACCCACGAATGGCACGTGCCCAGGGCATTTCCACCGGAACCATGATTATTCTCGGTGTTGCTGTGTCTAACGGTTTGGTTGGCCTGGCGGGCGCACTCTTCGCCCAAAGCCAAGGCGCAGCCGATGTCACCATGGGGGTTGGGGTCATCGTTATAGGCTTGGCTTCATTGATTGGCGGTGAAGCGGTTATCACACCAACCACGGTCGTTCGCGCCCTAATCGGCTGCGTGATTGGCGCTATTATCTACCGTTTGGCCATTGCCTTGGCGTTGAACGCCGACTTCCTTGGCCTCAAAGCCCAGGATCTAAACTTGGTAACCGCGGTTCTAGTGACCCTGGCGATTGTATTGCCCGGTGCTCGCAACTCCCTGGTTAGCAAACTCACCCGCAAAAAAGCCTGA
- a CDS encoding ABC transporter ATP-binding protein translates to MISATDLQLTFGKGTPLENPALRGMSLTVNQGEFVTVIGSNGAGKSTFLNALAGEVLVDSGTIVVDNLNVTKLSTHKRAGRVARVFQDPLAGTCEGLSIEENLALAIKRGQRRSLGAAVKRQYREQFRESLSSLNLGLENRLSDKMGLLSGGQRQAVSLLMASLTPSNILLLDEHTAALDPKTGAFVLALTTKIIEEQKLTALMVTHSMKQALEVGSRTVMLHQGEVVFDIEGKNREGLEVKDLLELFETQRGLSVDDDSLLLG, encoded by the coding sequence ATGATCAGCGCAACCGATCTCCAGCTTACCTTTGGCAAAGGCACTCCGCTGGAAAACCCCGCACTTAGGGGCATGAGCCTCACCGTTAATCAGGGTGAGTTTGTTACCGTGATTGGCAGCAACGGCGCGGGCAAGTCCACCTTTTTGAATGCGTTGGCGGGTGAAGTTCTGGTTGATAGCGGCACCATCGTTGTCGACAACCTAAACGTTACCAAGCTGTCTACCCACAAACGAGCGGGCCGCGTGGCGCGGGTGTTTCAGGACCCGCTGGCTGGCACCTGCGAGGGCCTGAGCATTGAGGAAAACCTAGCTCTTGCCATCAAGCGAGGCCAGCGCCGCAGTTTGGGTGCAGCGGTGAAAAGGCAATACAGGGAACAGTTCCGGGAAAGCCTCTCGTCCCTCAATTTGGGGCTAGAGAACCGTCTGAGCGACAAAATGGGCTTACTCTCCGGTGGCCAGCGCCAAGCTGTAAGCCTGTTGATGGCAAGCCTTACGCCGTCCAACATTTTGCTGCTCGACGAGCACACTGCAGCGCTGGACCCCAAAACCGGTGCCTTCGTGCTGGCACTCACCACCAAAATCATCGAAGAGCAAAAGCTGACGGCTTTGATGGTAACCCACAGCATGAAACAGGCGCTGGAAGTTGGCAGCCGCACAGTGATGCTGCACCAGGGCGAGGTGGTGTTTGATATTGAAGGCAAGAACCGCGAAGGCCTGGAAGTGAAAGATCTTCTCGAGCTGTTTGAAACCCAGCGCGGGCTTTCAGTGGATGACGACAGCCTCTTATTGGGCTGA
- a CDS encoding DUF6160 family protein, with the protein MRGLKPTLLALCIAGVPPAAVAEIQRLDDSMMGSITGQAGVTIELETKLNIDRFIYTDEGSLEINDIFVGGTNRTDMFSEMNLNLNGAATDRLDNIRINIDVASDGDAIINLLPLSFNAVDVRVSTGAWNLTGTGGSTTILDNFNMDALIGSGTIRIDTATDKLNFKTDIAIDDMDFDVPFLALGIRDFQLTSADYDLQAPQPLKLFAYVDLDIYKAPNSQNVESLAIDLQTFEADIRIGSVIVGGTSIGSVALDNLSITDTSMLIYGH; encoded by the coding sequence ATGAGAGGCCTGAAACCTACATTGCTGGCGCTGTGTATTGCGGGGGTTCCACCTGCAGCTGTGGCGGAGATTCAACGCTTGGATGATTCCATGATGGGTAGCATCACGGGGCAGGCGGGTGTCACAATTGAGCTTGAAACCAAGCTGAACATTGACCGTTTCATCTATACAGATGAGGGGTCACTGGAGATAAACGACATTTTCGTGGGCGGCACCAATCGCACCGATATGTTCTCAGAGATGAATCTGAACCTGAACGGAGCCGCTACAGACCGGCTGGATAATATCCGGATCAACATCGATGTGGCCAGCGATGGCGACGCCATCATCAACCTGTTGCCCTTGTCGTTCAATGCGGTGGATGTGCGGGTATCAACCGGCGCCTGGAATCTTACGGGTACCGGCGGTTCTACGACCATTCTTGATAATTTCAACATGGACGCGTTGATCGGCTCCGGAACCATTCGGATCGATACCGCCACCGACAAGCTGAACTTCAAAACCGACATTGCTATTGATGACATGGACTTCGACGTGCCATTTTTGGCGTTGGGTATCCGTGATTTTCAGCTAACCAGTGCGGATTATGATTTGCAGGCGCCGCAGCCTCTCAAGTTGTTTGCCTACGTGGACCTGGATATTTACAAGGCGCCGAACTCTCAAAATGTCGAGAGCCTAGCGATTGATCTGCAGACCTTTGAAGCAGACATCCGCATTGGCAGCGTTATCGTGGGTGGTACATCTATTGGGTCGGTGGCTTTGGACAATCTGTCGATTACCGACACCTCAATGCTCATTTACGGGCATTGA
- a CDS encoding adenosylcobalamin-dependent ribonucleoside-diphosphate reductase, with product MNAKAEAVVTSIPMQDTSLDIWTSKYQLKTKTGEAVDKDINATYQRVAAALAQVENKSVRAEQLKNFTWALKHGAIPAGRITSNAGAEAHKPATSTINCTVSGSVQDSMNDILEKNHEAGLTLKAGCGIGYEFSTLRPKGAYVAGAGATTSGPLSFMDIFDRMCFTVSSAGGRRGAQMATFDVHHPDVIDFIQAKREDGRLRQFNLSLLITEDFIEAVRNDSDWSLSFPVTKKEAEEEGLDLADTNQYVYRDFPILKGYVVNEEGKVACRIYRTLKAQFIWDTIMTSTYDYAEPGFILIDKVNQMNNNWFCEDIRATNPCGEQPLPAYGSCLLGSVNLTMFVDFPFTSKASFNYEKYRKVVGIFTRMLDNVVEINGLPLAEQRHEITYKRRHGMGILGLGSTLAMLRMPYGSADSVQFTEEVVREMAVEGWRQSLSLAEEKGVAPIMNDDFEITPKMMGKCAQLAKDGYKIGDKLKGRVLHAKYSRYMQEIASVDPKLVEALAEKGGRFTHHTSIAPTGTISLSLANNASNGIEPSFSHHYARNVIREGRKTKEKVDVFSFELLAYRHMVNPGAMPFSDEEDKKLPSYFTTSDDVSPAQHVDIQAAAQKWVDSSISKTANVPTDFPYKDFKSIYLYAYDMGLKGCTTFRFNAEAFQGVLVKEIDLENTLYEFTLDDGSKVELKGNEQVDYDGEIHTAANLFDALKEGTYGKY from the coding sequence ATGAACGCTAAGGCAGAAGCAGTGGTTACATCAATTCCGATGCAGGACACTTCGCTTGATATCTGGACCAGCAAATATCAGCTAAAAACCAAGACCGGCGAAGCCGTAGACAAGGACATCAACGCTACCTACCAGCGCGTTGCAGCAGCCTTGGCGCAAGTTGAAAACAAATCTGTACGCGCCGAGCAGCTGAAAAACTTTACGTGGGCATTGAAGCACGGTGCCATTCCTGCCGGCCGGATCACCTCTAACGCCGGTGCTGAGGCGCACAAGCCTGCAACCTCCACCATTAACTGCACCGTGTCCGGCTCCGTTCAAGATTCCATGAACGACATCCTGGAGAAAAACCACGAAGCAGGCCTCACCCTTAAGGCTGGCTGTGGTATCGGTTACGAGTTCTCAACCCTGCGCCCGAAAGGTGCCTATGTAGCCGGCGCCGGTGCGACGACATCTGGCCCGCTGTCCTTCATGGATATCTTCGACCGCATGTGCTTTACCGTGTCTTCAGCCGGTGGACGCCGCGGTGCGCAAATGGCCACCTTTGATGTTCACCACCCGGATGTAATCGATTTTATCCAAGCCAAGCGTGAAGACGGCCGCCTGCGCCAGTTCAACCTATCCTTGCTGATCACCGAAGACTTCATCGAAGCCGTTCGTAACGATAGCGACTGGAGCCTCTCCTTCCCGGTTACCAAGAAGGAAGCGGAAGAAGAAGGCCTAGATCTCGCCGACACTAACCAGTACGTGTATCGCGACTTCCCAATACTGAAAGGCTACGTGGTCAACGAAGAAGGCAAGGTGGCGTGCCGTATTTACCGCACCCTGAAAGCCCAGTTCATCTGGGACACCATCATGACCTCCACCTACGACTACGCAGAGCCCGGCTTCATCCTGATCGACAAGGTCAATCAGATGAACAACAACTGGTTCTGTGAAGACATCCGCGCCACCAACCCCTGCGGCGAGCAGCCCCTGCCCGCTTACGGCAGCTGCCTGCTGGGCTCTGTGAACCTGACCATGTTTGTGGACTTCCCCTTCACCAGCAAAGCCAGCTTTAACTATGAAAAGTACCGCAAGGTTGTGGGCATTTTCACCCGCATGCTAGATAACGTAGTAGAGATCAACGGCCTGCCGTTGGCCGAGCAACGCCACGAAATTACCTACAAGCGTCGCCATGGCATGGGCATTCTTGGCCTAGGCTCAACCCTCGCCATGCTGCGCATGCCTTACGGCTCGGCCGACTCTGTACAGTTCACGGAAGAGGTTGTACGTGAAATGGCCGTAGAAGGCTGGCGCCAGTCTCTCTCCCTTGCGGAAGAGAAAGGCGTTGCGCCAATTATGAACGACGACTTTGAAATTACCCCGAAAATGATGGGTAAATGCGCGCAACTAGCGAAAGATGGCTACAAAATCGGCGATAAACTAAAAGGCCGCGTACTGCACGCCAAATACAGCCGCTACATGCAGGAAATTGCCAGCGTTGACCCCAAGCTGGTAGAAGCACTGGCAGAAAAAGGTGGCCGCTTCACCCACCACACCTCTATCGCACCGACCGGCACCATCAGCCTGTCCCTGGCCAACAACGCCAGTAACGGCATAGAGCCAAGCTTCTCGCACCATTACGCCCGTAACGTCATCCGCGAAGGCCGCAAAACCAAAGAAAAAGTCGACGTGTTCTCCTTCGAGCTGCTGGCTTACCGCCACATGGTTAACCCCGGCGCTATGCCCTTCTCAGACGAAGAAGACAAAAAACTGCCCAGCTACTTCACCACCTCTGACGACGTAAGCCCGGCGCAGCACGTAGACATCCAAGCCGCCGCGCAGAAGTGGGTAGATTCCTCGATCTCCAAAACCGCGAACGTGCCAACCGACTTCCCTTATAAGGATTTCAAGAGCATTTACCTCTACGCCTACGACATGGGCCTGAAAGGTTGCACCACCTTCCGCTTTAACGCTGAAGCCTTCCAAGGCGTATTGGTAAAAGAAATAGACCTTGAAAACACCCTTTACGAGTTCACCCTCGACGATGGCAGCAAGGTGGAGCTGAAGGGCAACGAACAGGTAGATTACGACGGCGAGATACACACCGCCGCCAACCTGTTTGACGCGCTAAAAGAAGGCACCTACGGAAAGTATTGA
- a CDS encoding NrdJb, with translation MTVKISNKIVGYRVKKADTDAPKEQLPAAKPESTLVKMNEYIERPDFLVGTTYKIKPPVAEHAMYITINDILLNEDTDYESRQPYEVFINSKSMEHFQWVIALTRVISAVFRKGGDLTFLVEELRSVYDPNGGYFKKGGVFMPSLVAEIGAVIEKHLKAVGLMESEEMSETTKRILAEKRAEFEAASTTATNDDKAGDFPPNSTMCGKCSTKAVIVMDGCATCLSCGDSKCG, from the coding sequence ATGACCGTTAAAATTAGCAACAAAATCGTCGGCTACCGGGTAAAAAAAGCCGACACAGACGCGCCCAAAGAACAGCTGCCAGCAGCGAAACCGGAAAGCACGCTCGTTAAGATGAACGAATACATCGAGCGGCCAGATTTTTTGGTAGGCACCACCTACAAAATCAAACCGCCGGTGGCCGAGCACGCGATGTACATCACCATCAACGACATCCTGCTGAACGAAGACACAGACTACGAAAGCCGGCAGCCGTACGAAGTGTTCATCAATTCCAAATCCATGGAGCACTTCCAGTGGGTGATCGCCCTCACCCGCGTAATCTCTGCGGTATTCCGCAAAGGCGGCGACCTGACCTTTTTGGTGGAAGAACTGCGCTCCGTATACGACCCGAACGGCGGCTACTTCAAGAAAGGCGGCGTATTCATGCCCTCCCTAGTAGCTGAAATCGGTGCCGTTATCGAGAAGCACCTGAAGGCCGTTGGCCTGATGGAAAGCGAAGAGATGAGCGAAACCACTAAGCGCATCCTCGCCGAAAAGCGTGCCGAGTTCGAAGCAGCCAGCACCACGGCGACCAACGACGACAAGGCCGGCGACTTCCCGCCCAACTCCACCATGTGCGGCAAGTGCAGCACCAAGGCGGTGATTGTGATGGACGGTTGTGCGACTTGCTTGTCTTGTGGTGATAGTAAGTGCGGTTGA